Proteins encoded within one genomic window of Candidatus Neomarinimicrobiota bacterium:
- a CDS encoding GIY-YIG nuclease family protein: MYYTYVLRSIDGKHRYVGHCKNLKSRLNQHNSRNVKATKASRPWKIIHSEKFKIREEAITRERYLKSGVGREWMDGMNL; the protein is encoded by the coding sequence ATGTATTATACCTATGTACTTCGATCAATCGATGGAAAGCACCGATATGTTGGCCATTGTAAAAATCTTAAATCGCGTTTGAATCAACATAATTCAAGGAATGTGAAAGCTACCAAAGCATCTCGTCCTTGGAAAATTATCCATTCTGAAAAGTTTAAAATCCGAGAAGAAGCTATAACAAGAGAACGATATTTAAAATCTGGGGTTGGGCGTGAATGGATGGATGGAATGAATTTATGA
- a CDS encoding GIY-YIG nuclease family protein: MNCWFPACRQAGIPVSGTIKMHFTYIIKSEDGKHRYVGHCKNLKSQLNQHNSRNVKATRDNRPWQIIHSEKFKSEKDAIFRERFFRSTEGQKWLLERGY; encoded by the coding sequence ATGAATTGCTGGTTCCCTGCCTGCCGGCAGGCAGGGATTCCAGTCTCGGGCACAATAAAAATGCATTTTACTTACATCATCAAATCTGAAGATGGTAAACATCGATATGTTGGCCATTGCAAAAACCTAAAATCACAACTGAATCAACATAATTCGCGTAATGTAAAAGCAACTCGCGATAATCGGCCATGGCAAATAATTCATTCGGAAAAATTTAAATCTGAAAAAGATGCCATTTTTCGGGAACGGTTTTTCAGATCCACCGAAGGACAGAAATGGCTCCTCGAGCGCGGATATTAA